The proteins below come from a single Drosophila teissieri strain GT53w chromosome 3L, Prin_Dtei_1.1, whole genome shotgun sequence genomic window:
- the LOC122618482 gene encoding transmembrane protein 134, with protein MYNNGARGFSIHDAFEEETDEAIRVYGSTVISTPMRGKQGRSTEDVSIRIQDPKGYNKYAEDTTSRDSDSLIQEYGNLPTEETNTYCWRHPKVRENWRTVLAAFTLLVVGTGLFVMGTFAIADPQNTSQGVVFFVAGLICFIPGAYHVVYIWLAAKGYRGFDFYHLPLFT; from the exons ATGTACAACAACGGGGCCAGGGGCTTCTCCATTCACGACGCCTTCGAGGAGGAGACCGACGAGGCGATACGCGTCTATGGCTCCACCGTGATATCCACGCCCATGAGAGGCAAGCAAGGTCGCTCCACCGAAGACGTCTCCATCCGGATTCAGGATCCCAA GGGCTACAACAAGTATGCCGAGGACACAACCTCCCGGGACAGCGACTCGCTCATCCAGGAGTACGGCAACCTGCCCACGGAGGAGACCAACACATACTGCTGGCGGCATCCCAAGGTGCGTGAGAACTGGCGCACAGTGCTGGCCGCCTTCACGCTCCTGGTCGTGGGCACGGGCCTCTTTGTGATGGGCACCTTCGCCATCGCGGATCCGCAGAACACGTCGCAGGGAGTCGTGTTCTTCGTGGCCGGACTCATCTGCTTCATACCCGGGGCTTATCACGTCGTGTACATCTGGCTGGCAGCCAAAGGATATCGAGGGTTCGACTTCTATCACCTGCCGCTGTTCACATAA
- the LOC122616756 gene encoding CUE domain-containing protein 1 isoform X1, protein MSTLQLEFSQAMTDFKKMFPDIDREVIEAILRANLGAVDQTIDALLAMSIDNQNEKLRNELDANVSPQQSLINLNDSDRDLQLVDTTDGGGAGAVGAPGAPSTLLPTAGASPNHQNTGASPKQRPLGAANSKGSSQNNTPTKRSRRWNPPILGPLPAGFLRITPAPGQQDFELPDEQFALMLQNEEFMNQLRWNQDFMNALEKEQSGKTKGEDDAPFQERLKNMGKMSRKKFLQMARVFTWQRNKKVTTAKQIDSLPLREEPSDDEDHHHQHRDQQQASQSSQQQGQLQLRK, encoded by the exons ATGTCAACGCTGCAGCTGGAATTTTCGCAGGCAATGACCGACTTCAAGAAGATGTTCCCGGACATCGACCGCGAGGTGATCGAGGCCATCCTGCGGGCGAACCTGGGGGCCGTGGACCAGACCATCGACGCCCTGCTGGCCATGTCGATTGACAACCAG AACGAGAAACTGCGCAATGAACTGGATGCTAATGTCTCGCCCCAGCAGAGCCTCATCAACCTGAACGACTCGGACCGGGACCTCCAGCTGGTGGACACCACAGACGGCGGAGGAGCGGGAGCAGTCGGAGCACCTGGAGCACCCAGTACCCTACTCCCGACGGCAGGTGCCTCGCCGAACCACCAGAACACGGGCGCCTCGCCCAAGCAGCGCCCGCTGGGAGCGGCCAACAGCAAGGGAAGCAGCCAGAACAACACGCCCACCAAGCGCAGCCGACGCTGGAATCCACCTATCCTGGGTCCCCTGCCTGCGGGCTTCCTGCGCATCACGCCCGCTCCCGGGCAGCAGGACTTCGAGCTGCCGGACGAACAGTTCGCCCTGATGCTGCAGAACGAGGAGTTCATGAATCAGCTGCGCTGGAACCAGGACTTCATGAACGCCCTCGAAAAGGAGCAGAGCGGCAAGACCAAGGGCGAGGACGATGCACCCTTTCAGGAGCGGCTCAAGAACATGGGCAAGATGTCGCGCAAGAAGTTCCTGCAGATGGCCCGGGTCTTCACCTGGCAGCGCAACAAGAAGGTGACCACGGCCAAGCAGAtagactccttgccgctgCGCGAGGAGCCCAGCGACGACGAGgatcaccaccaccagcatcgTGATCAGCAGCAAGCGAGCCAGTCCAGCCAGCAGCAGGGTCAACTGCAGCTGCGCAAGTGA
- the LOC122618480 gene encoding HBS1-like protein, translating into MSRHRIVRTMDYNDEYDGYDDIYGHSVEDDHCISPTDAQQWLYDRARGQQSISAFISKNKDIQEEDADEEEDEDAAFEKARRDSESFQMPQLDEIEQAKLSSCVDEVRSVVGDAVSERRIVETSMKFDYDMQKILDEILNEETKKSAKPAVNRMKAPPAPVLPKTVTKTVATPPPKISLKEPRRGFEIPSPKVPSSPVVSGRNTPVDISGDDISRSSATLFKVSKEQAVRNARRLYEKERADQKSHIHMIVIGHVDAGKSTLMGHLLYDTGNVSQRVMHKHEQESKKLGKQSFMYAWVLDETGEERARGITMDVGQSRIETKTKIVTLLDAPGHKDFIPNMISGATQADVALLVVDATRGEFESGFELGGQTREHAILVRSLGVNQLGVVINKLDTVGWSQERFTEIVTKLKSFLKQAGFKDSDVSFTPCSGLTGENLTKKAQESALTSWYSGPHLLDVIENFKIPERAIDRPLRMSVSDIYKGTGSGFCISGRVETGVLCLNDKVLVGASREQAQVKSLTMNEFPQTCVFAGDQVSVTLPALDINNVTVGCIISDPQTPIPVTTRFQARIIVFNVKVPITMGFPVLLHHQSLIEPAVVCKLTASIHKSTGEVVKKKPRCLGNNSCALVELETSRPICIERYADFKELGRVMLRVAGVTIAAGMVTKIR; encoded by the coding sequence ATGTCGCGGCACAGGATAGTGCGCACCATGGACTACAACGATGAGTACGACGGGTACGACGACATCTACGGCCACTCCGTAGAGGACGACCACTGCATCTCGCCCACGGATGCCCAGCAGTGGCTCTACGATCGTGCTCGTGGCCAGCAGAGCATCTCGGCGTTCATCAGCAAGAACAAGGACATCCAGGAGGAGGATGCCGACGAAGAGGAAGACGAGGACGCCGCCTTTGAGAAGGCGCGTCGCGACTCCGAGAGTTTCCAGATGCCGCAGCTGGACGAGATCGAGCAGGCCAAGCTGAGCTCCTGCGTGGACGAGGTGCGCAGCGTGGTGGGCGATGCCGTCTCGGAGCGCCGCATCGTGGAAACCTCCATGAAATTCGACTACGACATGCAGAAGATCCTGGACGAGATCCTCAACGAAGAGACCAAGAAGTCTGCCAAGCCGGCTGTGAATAGGATGAAAGCGCCACCTGCTCCGGTGCTGCCTAAAACCGTCACCAAGACGGTGGCTACGCCGCCACCGAAGATCAGCCTTAAGGAGCCGCGTCGAGGCTTTGAAATACCCTCGCCCAAGGTGCCCTCATCGCCTGTGGTCTCGGGCAGAAACACACCCGTTGACATCAGTGGCGACGACATCTCCCGTAGCTCAGCGACCCTTTTCAAGGTCTCCAAGGAACAGGCCGTGCGAAATGCCCGTCGGCTGTACGAGAAGGAGCGTGCCGACCAGAagagccacatccacatgatTGTCATTGGTCACGTGGACGCCGGGAAGAGCACCCTGATGGGCCATCTACTGTACGACACCGGAAACGTTTCGCAGCGCGTGATGCACAAGCACGAACAGGAGTCCAAAAAGCTGGGCAAGCAGAGCTTCATGTACGCCTGGGTGCTGGACGAGACGGGCGAGGAGCGGGCACGCGGCATCACCATGGACGTGGGCCAGTCGCGTATCGAAACCAAGACCAAGATCGTCACACTGCTGGATGCTCCGGGGCACAAGGACTTCATTCCGAACATGATATCCGGGGCCACACAGGCGGATGTTGCCCTTCTGGTGGTGGATGCTACAAGGGGAGAGTTTGAATCCGGCTTTGAGCTCGGCGGACAGACAAGGGAGCACGCCATCCTAGTGCGATCCCTGGGGGTTAACCAACTAGGCGTGGTAATCAACAAGCTGGACACCGTTGGCTGGTCACAGGAGCGATTCACAGAGATTGTGACGAAGCTAAAGTCGTTTCTCAAGCAGGCGGGCTTCAAGGATTCTGATGTGAGTTTTACGCCCTGCTCCGGACTGACCGGCGAGAATCTCACCAAGAAAGCCCAGGAATCCGCCCTGACCAGCTGGTACAGTGGACCACACCTGCTGGATGTCATTGAGAACTTCAAGATCCCCGAAAGAGCCATCGACAGACCACTGCGGATGTCCGTGTCGGACATTTACAAGGGCACTGGCTCCGGATTCTGCATTTCGGGGCGAGTGGAAACCGGAGTGCTGTGCCTGAACGACAAGGTGCTGGTGGGTGCCAGCCGGGAGCAGGCTCAAGTAAAATCCCTCACCATGAACGAATTCCCACAGACTTGCGTTTTCGCCGGCGATCAGGTCTCGGTAACCCTGCCCGCCTTGGACATCAACAACGTCACCGTGGGCTGCATCATCAGCGATCCACAGACACCCATTCCGGTGACAACGCGATTCCAGGCCCGCATCATCGTGTTCAACGTCAAGGTGCCCATAACCATGGGCTTTCCCGTGCTGCTGCACCACCAATCCCTAATAGAGCCCGCCGTGGTCTGCAAGCTGACCGCATCGATTCACAAGAGCACCGGCGAGGTGGTCAAGAAGAAGCCGCGATGCCTGGGTAACAACTCCTGTGCCCTGGTGGAACTGGAAACCAGCAGACCCATCTGCATCGAGCGATATGCGGACTTCAAAGAGCTGGGACGCGTGATGCTGCGGGTGGCGGGCGTCACCATTGCTGCCGGGATGGTCACTAAGATCCGCTAG
- the LOC122616756 gene encoding CUE domain-containing protein 1 isoform X2, translating to MSTLQLEFSQAMTDFKKMFPDIDREVIEAILRANLGAVDQTIDALLAMSIDNQQSLINLNDSDRDLQLVDTTDGGGAGAVGAPGAPSTLLPTAGASPNHQNTGASPKQRPLGAANSKGSSQNNTPTKRSRRWNPPILGPLPAGFLRITPAPGQQDFELPDEQFALMLQNEEFMNQLRWNQDFMNALEKEQSGKTKGEDDAPFQERLKNMGKMSRKKFLQMARVFTWQRNKKVTTAKQIDSLPLREEPSDDEDHHHQHRDQQQASQSSQQQGQLQLRK from the exons ATGTCAACGCTGCAGCTGGAATTTTCGCAGGCAATGACCGACTTCAAGAAGATGTTCCCGGACATCGACCGCGAGGTGATCGAGGCCATCCTGCGGGCGAACCTGGGGGCCGTGGACCAGACCATCGACGCCCTGCTGGCCATGTCGATTGACAACCAG CAGAGCCTCATCAACCTGAACGACTCGGACCGGGACCTCCAGCTGGTGGACACCACAGACGGCGGAGGAGCGGGAGCAGTCGGAGCACCTGGAGCACCCAGTACCCTACTCCCGACGGCAGGTGCCTCGCCGAACCACCAGAACACGGGCGCCTCGCCCAAGCAGCGCCCGCTGGGAGCGGCCAACAGCAAGGGAAGCAGCCAGAACAACACGCCCACCAAGCGCAGCCGACGCTGGAATCCACCTATCCTGGGTCCCCTGCCTGCGGGCTTCCTGCGCATCACGCCCGCTCCCGGGCAGCAGGACTTCGAGCTGCCGGACGAACAGTTCGCCCTGATGCTGCAGAACGAGGAGTTCATGAATCAGCTGCGCTGGAACCAGGACTTCATGAACGCCCTCGAAAAGGAGCAGAGCGGCAAGACCAAGGGCGAGGACGATGCACCCTTTCAGGAGCGGCTCAAGAACATGGGCAAGATGTCGCGCAAGAAGTTCCTGCAGATGGCCCGGGTCTTCACCTGGCAGCGCAACAAGAAGGTGACCACGGCCAAGCAGAtagactccttgccgctgCGCGAGGAGCCCAGCGACGACGAGgatcaccaccaccagcatcgTGATCAGCAGCAAGCGAGCCAGTCCAGCCAGCAGCAGGGTCAACTGCAGCTGCGCAAGTGA
- the LOC122616756 gene encoding CUE domain-containing protein 1 isoform X3 — protein sequence MSTLQLEFSQAMTDFKKMFPDIDREVIEAILRANLGAVDQTIDALLAMSIDNQSLINLNDSDRDLQLVDTTDGGGAGAVGAPGAPSTLLPTAGASPNHQNTGASPKQRPLGAANSKGSSQNNTPTKRSRRWNPPILGPLPAGFLRITPAPGQQDFELPDEQFALMLQNEEFMNQLRWNQDFMNALEKEQSGKTKGEDDAPFQERLKNMGKMSRKKFLQMARVFTWQRNKKVTTAKQIDSLPLREEPSDDEDHHHQHRDQQQASQSSQQQGQLQLRK from the exons ATGTCAACGCTGCAGCTGGAATTTTCGCAGGCAATGACCGACTTCAAGAAGATGTTCCCGGACATCGACCGCGAGGTGATCGAGGCCATCCTGCGGGCGAACCTGGGGGCCGTGGACCAGACCATCGACGCCCTGCTGGCCATGTCGATTGACAACCAG AGCCTCATCAACCTGAACGACTCGGACCGGGACCTCCAGCTGGTGGACACCACAGACGGCGGAGGAGCGGGAGCAGTCGGAGCACCTGGAGCACCCAGTACCCTACTCCCGACGGCAGGTGCCTCGCCGAACCACCAGAACACGGGCGCCTCGCCCAAGCAGCGCCCGCTGGGAGCGGCCAACAGCAAGGGAAGCAGCCAGAACAACACGCCCACCAAGCGCAGCCGACGCTGGAATCCACCTATCCTGGGTCCCCTGCCTGCGGGCTTCCTGCGCATCACGCCCGCTCCCGGGCAGCAGGACTTCGAGCTGCCGGACGAACAGTTCGCCCTGATGCTGCAGAACGAGGAGTTCATGAATCAGCTGCGCTGGAACCAGGACTTCATGAACGCCCTCGAAAAGGAGCAGAGCGGCAAGACCAAGGGCGAGGACGATGCACCCTTTCAGGAGCGGCTCAAGAACATGGGCAAGATGTCGCGCAAGAAGTTCCTGCAGATGGCCCGGGTCTTCACCTGGCAGCGCAACAAGAAGGTGACCACGGCCAAGCAGAtagactccttgccgctgCGCGAGGAGCCCAGCGACGACGAGgatcaccaccaccagcatcgTGATCAGCAGCAAGCGAGCCAGTCCAGCCAGCAGCAGGGTCAACTGCAGCTGCGCAAGTGA
- the LOC122618481 gene encoding coiled-coil domain-containing protein 181: MCPQLAEMGEREPESDEDCEVYFLKPVNEYNIVDRIKEANKELFALDDEASNGNGKVTKVKFALNLEDYEPTEQQKDLSPSPPDELLQQLTQLKLKPIAEEEPAAPEVPKLVEAPAPMEEPEVDEVEEEICEEIVDLSEVPQQPVVPEATPIEDEDDFSGVDEADLDDDPPAKDSSVPGSLQLRQSTFDQDDSDQKSLTNLLTESDCEEEERTLNEARQKLRDAYKNLYKTLDPKQQATIDRLTGAETEVPLPAPVVAPVEVEEEDDLSIIVASYIPDDFELNEQSIYYKKEEPDEVKESCTTCPKATSKTFFTSRSFSFRRRAKPTPTPSSASASTTSPSVRMNYKICCEHRHSIQGKLPRYTGYMSEYGLTAQQLQRRDQQLRRKQRFSMEQTINRNEQELKKMQDNERAFTTWLKNKMRYPINKTRNMFDAHKRRGSVAAAGSPRQHPQAHPHLHQEQEQRGGRRRRRRDSGEEEVHAYRHLLGSWNK, translated from the exons ATGTGCCCGCAGCTGGCAGAGATGGGCGAACGCGAGCCGGAGTCGGACGAGGACTGCGAGGTCTATT TCCTGAAGCCGGTCAACGAGTACAACATTGTGGACAGGATCAAGGAGGCCAACAAGGAGCTCTTTGCGCTGGACGACGAGGCTTCCAATGGCAACGGCAAGGTGACCAAGGTGAAATTTGCCCTGAATCTGGAAGATTACGAGCCCACGGAGCAGCAGAAGGATCTCAGTCCCAGTCCGCCCGatgagctgctgcagcagttgacgcagctgaagctgaagcccATTGCCGAGGAGGAACCAGCGGCTCCAGAAGTGCCCAAGTTGGTAGAGGCACCAGCGCCGATGGAAGAACCAGAAGTCGATGAAGTGGAGGAGGAGATATGCGAGGAAATCGTGGACTTGAGTGAGGTTCCGCAACAGCCAGTGGTTCCGGAAGCCACGCCCATAGAAGATGAAGACGACTTCTCCGGCGTGGATGAGGCGGACCTGGATGACGATCCTCCGGCTAAGGACTCTTCTGTTCCCGGCTCTCTCCAACTGAGACAGAGCACTTTCGACCAGGATGACTCCGATCAGAAGAGTCTTACCAATCTGCTAACCGAATCCGATTGCGAGGAGGAGGAACGCACCCTGAATGAGGCTCGCCAGAAGCTAAGGGATGCCTACAAGAATCTTTACAAGACTTTGGATCCGAAGCAGCAGGCAACCATTGACAGGTTGACGGGAGCCGAAACTGAAGTGCCTTTGCCGGCGCCGGTGGTGGCTccagttgaagttgaagaGGAGGACGACCTGTCCATCATTGTGGCCAGCTATATTCCAGATGACTTTGAGCTCAACGAGCAGAGCATTTACTACAAGAAGGAGGAGCCCGATGAAGTCAAGGAATCCTGCACCACATGTCCCAAGGCCACTTCCAAGACCTTCTTCACTTCGCGCAGCTTTAGCTTTCGCCGGCGGGCCAaacccacgcccactccgtCCTCTGCCTCCGCTTCCACGACATCACCTTCCGTGCGGATGAACTATAAGATCTGCTGCGAGCACCGTCATTCAATTCAGGGCAAGCTTCCAAGGTACACGGGCTACATGTCCGAGTACGGACTGACTGCCCAGCAACTGCAGCGCCGGGACCAGCAACTGCGGCGAAAGCAGCGCTTCTCCATGGAGCAGACCATCAATCGCAACGAGCAGGAGCTGAAGAAGATGCAGGACAACGAGCGAGCCTTCACCACCTGGCTGAAGAACAAGATGCGCTATCCGATCAACAAGACCCGCAACATGTTTGATGCCCACAAGAGGCGGGGCAGTGTGGCCGCCGCCGGAAGTCCGCGCCAGCATCCGCAAGCTCATCCGCATCTgcaccaggagcaggagcagcgtgGAGGACGGCGAAGGCGGCGGCGCGACAGCGGAGAGGAGGAGGTGCACGCCTATCGACACCTACTCGGCAGCTGGAACAAGTAG
- the LOC122615877 gene encoding ras-related protein Rap1, producing the protein MREYKIVVLGSGGVGKSALTVQFVQCIFVEKYDPTIEDSYRKQVEVDGQQCMLEILDTAGTEQFTAMRDLYMKNGQGFVLVYSITAQSTFNDLQDLREQILRVKDTDDVPMVLVGNKCDLEEERVVGKELGKNLATQFNCAFMETSAKAKVNVNDIFYDLVRQINKKSPEKKQKKPKKSLCVLL; encoded by the coding sequence ATGCGTGAGTACAAAATCGTGGTCCTCGGAAGCGGTGGCGTGGGCAAATCCGCGCTGACGGTCCAGTTTGTCCAGTGCATCTTCGTGGAGAAGTACGATCCCACCATCGAGGACAGCTACAGGAAGCAGGTGGAGGTGGACGGACAGCAGTGCATGCTGGAGATCCTGGACACGGCGGGCACGGAGCAGTTCACGGCCATGCGGGATCTGTACATGAAGAACGGCCAGGGATTCGTGCTTGTCTACTCGATCACGGCGCAATCGACGTTCAACGATCTGCAGGACCTGCGGGAGCAGATACTCCGGGTGAAGGACACGGACGATGTGCCAATGGTGCTTGTGGGCAACAAGTGCGACCTCGAGGAGGAGCGCGTCGTCGGCAAGGAGCTGGGCAAGAACCTGGCCACCCAGTTCAACTGCGCCTTCATGGAGACCtcagccaaagccaaagtgaaTGTGAACGATATTTTCTACGACCTGGTCCGGCAGATCAACAAGAAGTCGCCCGAGAAGAAACAGAAGAAGCCGAAAAAGTCCCTATGTGTTCTGCTATAA